One Desulfovibrio fairfieldensis genomic window carries:
- the fdnG gene encoding formate dehydrogenase-N subunit alpha yields the protein MRCSRRNFLKLAGVGTLCLTLGQLGVNLDEALAYSRSLKIEGAKEVVTICPFCAVCCQVIAYVRDGKLVSTEGDPDFPVNEGALCAKGAALYSMYTNDHRLKKPLYRAAHGDTWEEKDWDWTLDQIARRVKDARDKDMILKNAQGQTVNRLESIFMMGTSHASNEECAVIHQAMRGLGVVHMDHQARVUHSPTVAALAESFGRGAMTNHWIDIKNADAVLIIGSNAAEHHPVAFKWIMRAKDKGAVLMHVDPKFSRTSARCDFHVPLRSGTDIAFLGGMVNYIIQSESYLKDYVLNYTNASFVVGKDYAFEDGLFSGYDPKTRSYDRSKWAFEKGPDGAPVRDAALRNERCVFNLMKTHYARYTLKNVSDVTGVSEKNLMRVYEAFCATGKPDKAGTILYALGWTQHTVGVQNIRTSTLVQLLLGNIGVAGGGINALRGEPNVQGSTDHALLYNILPGYIALPLAQWQTLEEFNKANTPVTALKNSANWWGNRPKYFASLLKGWFGDEATPENDFCYGLLPKGEAGVDYSYMYVMDRMLHGEIKGGFIFGVNPMNSFPNTNKMRVALDNLDWLVCSELHHSETTDNWRRPGADPKEKKTEVFLLPSAHRVEKEGTISNSGRWLLWFDKAVEPGGEARNFADIFVPLVNRIRALYTAEGGTLPEPLLKLNWPETFDAEEWTRRINGLYWADAKVGNKTYKRGQLVPAFGQLKEDGSTSSLNWLYCGSYTEEEGNKSKRRDPSQTPMQAAIGLFPNWSWCWPVNRRILYNRASVDLNGQPLNPAKPVIKWDGKKWVGDVPDGPWPPQADAEKGKLAFIMTTDGYAQLYGTGRLDGPFPEHYEPAETPLARHPFSGQLRSPVYKFHSSELDKFAEAADPRYPIVLTTYSLTEHWCGGGETRNVPNLLETEPQLYIEMSHDLAKEKGIKNGDGVIIESARGRVEAIAMVTIRIRPFTVMGKTVHLVGMPFAFGWTTPKCGDSTNRLTVTAYDPNTTIPETKACCVNIRKADTLTEIA from the coding sequence ATGCGCTGTTCTCGGCGAAATTTTTTGAAACTCGCGGGCGTGGGCACCTTGTGCCTGACCCTCGGACAACTGGGGGTCAACCTGGATGAGGCGCTGGCCTACTCCAGGTCGCTCAAGATTGAGGGCGCCAAGGAAGTGGTGACGATCTGTCCCTTCTGCGCCGTTTGCTGTCAGGTCATCGCCTATGTGCGGGACGGCAAGCTCGTGTCCACGGAGGGGGATCCGGATTTTCCGGTCAACGAGGGCGCGCTCTGCGCCAAGGGCGCGGCCCTGTACAGCATGTACACCAACGACCATCGGCTGAAAAAGCCTCTGTACCGTGCCGCGCACGGCGACACCTGGGAAGAGAAGGACTGGGACTGGACCCTGGACCAGATCGCCCGGCGCGTGAAGGATGCCCGCGACAAGGACATGATTCTGAAAAACGCGCAGGGGCAGACGGTCAACCGTCTGGAAAGCATTTTCATGATGGGTACCTCGCACGCCTCCAACGAGGAATGCGCGGTGATCCATCAAGCCATGCGCGGCCTGGGTGTTGTCCATATGGACCACCAGGCCCGGGTCTGACACAGCCCCACAGTTGCGGCTCTGGCAGAGTCGTTCGGACGCGGTGCTATGACCAACCACTGGATCGACATCAAGAATGCCGATGCGGTGCTTATTATCGGCAGCAATGCCGCGGAACATCATCCTGTCGCCTTCAAGTGGATCATGCGGGCCAAAGACAAGGGCGCGGTGCTCATGCACGTGGACCCCAAGTTCTCGCGTACTTCGGCCCGTTGCGATTTTCATGTGCCCCTGCGCTCGGGCACGGACATCGCCTTCCTCGGCGGCATGGTCAATTACATCATTCAGTCGGAGAGCTACCTCAAGGATTACGTTCTCAACTACACCAACGCCTCCTTTGTGGTGGGCAAGGACTACGCCTTTGAGGACGGGCTGTTCAGCGGGTACGACCCGAAAACCCGCAGCTACGACCGGAGCAAATGGGCCTTTGAGAAAGGCCCGGACGGCGCGCCCGTGCGCGACGCCGCCCTGCGGAACGAGCGTTGCGTCTTCAATCTGATGAAGACGCACTACGCCCGCTATACCCTGAAGAACGTCTCGGACGTGACCGGCGTTTCCGAAAAGAACCTCATGCGGGTGTACGAGGCCTTCTGCGCCACGGGCAAGCCGGACAAGGCCGGAACCATTCTCTACGCCCTGGGCTGGACCCAGCACACGGTGGGCGTGCAGAATATCCGCACCTCCACCCTGGTGCAGTTGCTGCTGGGCAACATCGGCGTGGCGGGCGGCGGCATCAATGCCCTGCGCGGCGAGCCCAATGTGCAGGGCTCCACGGACCACGCCCTGCTGTACAACATCCTGCCGGGCTATATTGCCCTGCCCCTGGCCCAGTGGCAGACCCTGGAGGAGTTCAACAAGGCCAATACCCCGGTCACGGCGCTGAAAAACAGCGCCAACTGGTGGGGCAACCGGCCCAAGTACTTTGCCAGCCTGCTCAAGGGCTGGTTCGGCGACGAAGCCACGCCGGAAAACGACTTCTGCTACGGGCTGCTGCCCAAGGGGGAAGCGGGCGTCGATTATTCCTACATGTACGTCATGGACAGGATGCTCCACGGCGAGATCAAGGGCGGCTTCATTTTCGGCGTCAACCCCATGAACAGCTTCCCCAATACCAACAAGATGCGCGTGGCCCTGGACAACCTGGACTGGCTGGTCTGTTCGGAACTGCACCATTCGGAAACCACGGACAACTGGCGGCGTCCCGGCGCGGATCCCAAGGAGAAAAAGACCGAAGTCTTTTTGCTGCCTTCGGCTCACCGCGTGGAAAAGGAAGGCACCATCAGCAACAGCGGCCGCTGGCTGCTCTGGTTCGACAAGGCCGTGGAACCCGGCGGCGAGGCCCGCAACTTCGCGGACATCTTCGTGCCGCTGGTCAACCGGATCCGCGCGCTGTACACGGCCGAGGGCGGCACGCTGCCCGAACCGCTGCTCAAGCTGAACTGGCCTGAAACATTTGACGCCGAGGAATGGACCCGCCGCATCAACGGCCTGTACTGGGCCGACGCCAAGGTCGGCAACAAGACCTACAAGCGCGGCCAGCTGGTGCCCGCGTTCGGCCAGTTGAAAGAGGACGGCTCCACCTCCTCCCTGAACTGGCTGTACTGCGGCAGCTATACGGAAGAGGAGGGCAACAAGTCCAAACGCCGCGACCCCAGCCAGACGCCCATGCAGGCGGCCATCGGCCTGTTCCCCAACTGGTCGTGGTGCTGGCCGGTGAACCGGCGCATCCTCTACAACCGCGCTTCGGTGGATCTGAACGGTCAGCCGCTCAATCCCGCAAAACCCGTGATCAAGTGGGACGGCAAGAAATGGGTGGGCGACGTGCCCGACGGCCCGTGGCCGCCGCAGGCCGACGCCGAAAAGGGCAAACTGGCCTTTATCATGACCACGGACGGCTATGCCCAGCTCTACGGCACGGGCCGCCTGGACGGCCCCTTCCCCGAACATTACGAGCCCGCGGAAACGCCTCTGGCCCGGCATCCGTTCTCCGGCCAGCTGCGCAGCCCGGTCTACAAGTTCCATTCGTCCGAACTGGACAAGTTCGCCGAAGCGGCCGACCCGCGCTATCCCATTGTGCTGACCACCTACAGCCTGACGGAACACTGGTGCGGCGGCGGCGAAACGCGCAATGTGCCCAACCTGCTGGAAACGGAACCCCAGCTCTATATTGAAATGAGCCACGATCTGGCCAAGGAGAAAGGCATCAAGAACGGCGACGGCGTCATCATTGAAAGCGCGCGCGGGCGCGTGGAGGCTATCGCCATGGTCACCATCCGTATCCGGCCCTTCACGGTCATGGGCAAAACGGTCCACCTGGTGGGCATGCCCTTTGCCTTCGGCTGGACCACGCCCAAATGCGGGGACTCCACCAACCGTCTGACCGTGACGGCCTATGATCCGAACACGACCATTCCCGAAACCAAAGCCTGTTGCGTGAACATCCGCAAGGCCGATACGTTGACGGAAATCGCCTGA
- a CDS encoding 4Fe-4S dicluster domain-containing protein, giving the protein MPKAFLVDTTRCTACRGCQVACKEWHDLPANATKQRGTHQNPPDLNPYNYKIVRFHEHLNAAGDVVWNFFPDQCRHCLTPVCVDVADMAVPGAMVKDAKTGAVLATDKSAGLNAEDARAITEACPYNIPRYDAAAKRITKCDMCIDRVEAGLPPMCVKTCPTGAMVFDERDALLTLAQQRLAAARERFPKAHLVDVEDVSVIYLLAEEKEHYYEHASFM; this is encoded by the coding sequence ATGCCGAAAGCCTTTTTAGTCGACACCACGCGGTGCACGGCATGTCGCGGCTGCCAGGTGGCCTGCAAGGAATGGCACGATCTGCCGGCCAATGCCACAAAACAGCGCGGCACGCATCAGAATCCCCCGGATCTCAATCCCTACAACTACAAAATCGTGCGTTTCCACGAGCATCTGAACGCGGCGGGCGACGTGGTCTGGAATTTTTTTCCCGATCAGTGCCGTCACTGCTTGACGCCCGTGTGCGTGGACGTGGCGGATATGGCCGTGCCCGGCGCAATGGTCAAGGACGCCAAGACCGGCGCGGTTCTGGCCACGGACAAATCCGCCGGCCTCAACGCCGAGGACGCGCGGGCCATCACCGAGGCCTGCCCGTATAACATCCCCCGTTATGACGCCGCGGCCAAGCGCATCACCAAGTGCGACATGTGCATCGACCGGGTGGAGGCGGGGCTGCCGCCCATGTGCGTCAAAACCTGTCCCACCGGGGCCATGGTCTTTGACGAGCGCGACGCCCTGCTGACCCTGGCGCAACAGCGGCTGGCCGCGGCCAGGGAACGCTTCCCCAAGGCGCATCTGGTCGATGTGGAGGACGTAAGCGTCATTTACCTGCTGGCGGAAGAAAAAGAACACTATTACGAGCACGCCTCCTTTATGTAG
- a CDS encoding formate dehydrogenase accessory protein FdhE — protein sequence MAASCQNVAQTLAAVAARRPALEPVLRAFEDVLTARAALAAELSAERADAAGMAEGGGPRLPDWSGERAEQGRSLLAGVPLTGLRAAVRRTAETLLPLLCAKGDVAAHKAALEAFFLAPAQSRGDRRDALAEAVLAGDAPTFQRLAAEAGLPPEVLEFVAEFVLSPPLRALAAQAGRAGQNAPWDEAGAWRQGYCPVCSSFPVMGWLDKPAFDEKNAFLSGGGGKKHLYCSLCGTSWTFRRGACPACGEEGNGVMEILRESGKSRGERLDWCTKCKSYCPTVDLREYGGVPDMDAMALGMMHLDMVAARKGLSPLKASFWNLF from the coding sequence ATGGCAGCATCCTGTCAGAACGTGGCCCAGACCCTGGCGGCCGTGGCCGCGCGCCGTCCCGCACTGGAGCCTGTGTTGCGGGCTTTTGAGGACGTGCTGACCGCCCGCGCGGCCCTGGCAGCGGAATTGAGCGCGGAGCGGGCGGACGCGGCGGGCATGGCGGAGGGCGGCGGGCCGCGCTTGCCGGACTGGAGCGGAGAGCGGGCCGAGCAGGGCCGGAGCCTTCTGGCGGGCGTGCCTCTGACCGGGCTGCGCGCTGCCGTGCGCAGGACAGCGGAGACCCTGCTTCCCCTGCTCTGCGCCAAGGGGGATGTGGCCGCCCACAAGGCGGCTCTGGAGGCCTTTTTCCTGGCCCCGGCGCAGTCCCGGGGGGACAGGCGCGACGCCCTGGCCGAAGCTGTGCTGGCCGGGGACGCCCCGACTTTCCAGCGTCTGGCGGCCGAAGCGGGCCTGCCTCCCGAGGTGTTGGAATTCGTGGCGGAATTCGTCCTGTCTCCGCCCTTGCGGGCTTTGGCCGCCCAAGCCGGACGGGCCGGACAAAACGCTCCCTGGGATGAGGCAGGGGCGTGGCGGCAGGGCTATTGTCCGGTCTGTTCTTCCTTTCCGGTCATGGGCTGGCTGGACAAGCCCGCTTTTGACGAGAAAAACGCCTTTCTTTCCGGTGGCGGCGGGAAAAAACATCTGTATTGCTCCCTGTGCGGCACAAGCTGGACGTTCCGGCGTGGGGCCTGCCCGGCCTGCGGCGAGGAGGGCAACGGGGTTATGGAAATTCTGCGCGAAAGCGGCAAGTCCAGGGGCGAGCGGCTTGACTGGTGCACCAAGTGCAAAAGCTATTGTCCCACAGTGGATCTGCGCGAATACGGCGGGGTTCCGGACATGGACGCCATGGCCCTGGGCATGATGCATCTGGACATGGTGGCGGCGCGCAAAGGCCTGAGCCCGCTCAAGGCTTCCTTTTGGAATCTTTTTTAA
- a CDS encoding cytochrome c3 family protein, with translation MQYLFIALFAFSLLCAGPAQAGESRGNLSNIKKPIELNGGTSKRMFVTFNHSSHKGVKCRTCHHEGLPKDRYASCTNEECHSIKGARERDTMSLFMAYHSPDTDRSCYGCHRKLAGKYPNFKGCRPCHMSPQAREAAAAKK, from the coding sequence ATGCAGTATCTGTTTATCGCCCTGTTTGCGTTTTCCCTGCTGTGTGCCGGTCCGGCTCAAGCAGGGGAAAGCCGGGGGAATCTGAGCAACATCAAGAAGCCCATCGAGCTCAACGGCGGCACCTCCAAGCGCATGTTCGTGACGTTTAACCATTCCTCGCACAAGGGCGTCAAATGCCGCACCTGCCATCATGAAGGGCTGCCGAAAGACCGTTACGCTTCCTGTACCAACGAGGAGTGCCATTCCATCAAGGGAGCGCGCGAGCGCGACACCATGAGTCTGTTCATGGCTTATCATTCCCCGGATACGGACCGCTCCTGCTATGGCTGCCACCGTAAGCTGGCGGGCAAATACCCCAATTTCAAAGGCTGTCGCCCCTGCCATATGAGCCCGCAGGCCCGCGAGGCGGCTGCCGCGAAAAAGTAA
- the citF gene encoding citrate lyase subunit alpha: MKNILGREIPEFIEGYGQVKPFKGAYASIDSRTRTTITRRSVKPGDKLESGDAKLLASIEEAVEKTGLKDGMTVSFHHHLRNGDYVTNMVMKVIADKGIKDIHVAATGIFACHEPLVEYIKSGVITAISVNYISPGPVAKAITKGLLPKPAVFRSHGGRPRAVEAGDLHVDVAFIAAPCCDDYGNINGTQGKSACGVLSYIYPDAQYADQVVAVTDNLVPYPACPIEISQDFVDYVVVVDSIGDPNGIVSGTTKVTSDPIGLKIAAAAAELIDATGYIKEGMSCQTGAGGTSLAVAAEIKKRMQAKGVVGSFGAGGITAYFVEMLNEGLFRALFDVQDFDLVSVASAGSNPKHMAMSGSLYGNPHNCGPVVNNLDIMILGATEIDTDFNVNVVTGSDGTIMGASGGHNDTAAGSKISIVVTNLLKGRLCVLRDHVTTVTSPGETIDALVTDRGIAINPRRTDLLEKLKDSKLPIMDIQKLKEIGDKLAGKPDPIEFTDRIVGVVEYRDGTVIDVVRQPK, from the coding sequence ATGAAAAATATCCTCGGCCGTGAAATCCCCGAATTCATCGAGGGCTATGGTCAGGTAAAGCCGTTCAAAGGCGCCTACGCCAGCATTGATTCCAGAACCAGGACCACCATCACCCGCCGTTCGGTCAAGCCCGGCGACAAACTGGAATCCGGCGACGCCAAGCTGCTGGCCTCCATTGAGGAGGCCGTGGAAAAAACCGGCCTCAAGGACGGCATGACCGTGTCCTTTCACCACCATCTGCGCAATGGCGACTATGTGACAAACATGGTCATGAAGGTCATTGCCGACAAGGGCATCAAGGACATCCATGTGGCGGCCACCGGCATTTTCGCCTGCCACGAGCCGCTGGTGGAATATATCAAATCCGGCGTCATCACCGCCATTTCGGTCAACTACATTTCGCCCGGCCCGGTAGCCAAGGCCATCACCAAGGGCCTGCTGCCCAAACCGGCAGTCTTCCGCAGCCACGGCGGCCGCCCGCGCGCCGTGGAAGCGGGCGACCTGCATGTGGACGTGGCCTTCATCGCCGCGCCCTGCTGCGACGATTACGGCAACATCAACGGCACCCAGGGCAAATCCGCCTGCGGCGTGCTGTCTTACATCTATCCCGACGCCCAGTACGCCGACCAGGTGGTGGCCGTGACCGACAACCTGGTGCCCTACCCGGCCTGCCCCATTGAAATCTCCCAGGATTTCGTGGACTACGTGGTTGTGGTGGATTCCATCGGCGACCCCAACGGCATCGTCTCCGGCACCACCAAGGTCACGTCCGATCCCATAGGTCTGAAAATCGCGGCGGCCGCCGCCGAACTTATTGACGCGACCGGCTACATCAAGGAAGGCATGTCCTGCCAGACCGGCGCGGGCGGCACGTCCCTGGCCGTGGCCGCGGAAATCAAGAAACGCATGCAGGCCAAGGGCGTGGTGGGTTCTTTCGGCGCGGGCGGCATTACCGCCTACTTTGTGGAAATGCTCAATGAGGGCCTGTTCCGCGCGCTCTTCGACGTGCAGGACTTCGATCTGGTTTCCGTGGCCTCGGCGGGCAGCAATCCCAAACATATGGCCATGAGCGGCTCGCTGTACGGCAACCCGCACAACTGCGGTCCGGTGGTCAACAATCTGGACATCATGATCCTGGGCGCCACGGAAATCGACACGGACTTCAACGTCAACGTGGTCACCGGCTCGGACGGCACCATCATGGGCGCTTCCGGCGGGCACAACGACACGGCGGCGGGCAGCAAGATCTCCATTGTGGTCACCAATCTGCTCAAGGGCCGCCTCTGCGTGCTGCGCGATCACGTCACCACCGTGACCAGCCCCGGCGAAACCATCGACGCCCTGGTCACGGACCGGGGCATCGCCATCAACCCCCGGCGGACCGATTTGCTGGAAAAGCTGAAAGATTCCAAGCTGCCGATCATGGACATCCAGAAACTCAAGGAAATCGGCGACAAACTGGCAGGCAAGCCCGATCCCATCGAGTTTACCGACAGGATCGTGGGCGTGGTGGAATACCGCGACGGCACGGTCATTGACGTGGTCAGGCAGCCCAAGTAA
- a CDS encoding HpcH/HpaI aldolase/citrate lyase family protein: protein MKSILLINGNDPKALLNSTLYGADAVAYDLHEAVGTADKDAARLLLQEALAFFDFGDSGVFVRVNPLSEGGTEDIAVAGKGKPQAFILPRADAESLPKADAAVAALEAENGFAPGSAKLIPTVESVAAVENINALLASCPRIAAVVFNAANFLKDLGVADTGDAMQILHARSKVALACRAAGVPAIDRPWYDAKDRAGFEADARNARALGFTGKLAVNGGQVPLINEIFA from the coding sequence ATGAAAAGCATTTTGCTCATCAACGGCAACGACCCCAAAGCCCTGCTCAATTCCACGCTCTACGGGGCCGACGCCGTGGCCTATGACCTGCATGAAGCCGTGGGAACGGCCGACAAGGACGCCGCGCGCCTGCTGTTGCAGGAAGCCCTGGCCTTTTTCGATTTCGGGGACAGCGGCGTCTTTGTGCGCGTGAATCCCCTGTCCGAAGGCGGCACGGAAGACATTGCCGTGGCGGGTAAGGGCAAGCCCCAGGCCTTCATCCTGCCGCGGGCCGATGCGGAAAGCCTGCCCAAGGCGGATGCCGCCGTTGCCGCGCTGGAAGCCGAAAACGGCTTCGCGCCCGGCTCCGCCAAGCTGATTCCCACTGTGGAATCCGTGGCCGCCGTGGAGAACATCAACGCCCTGCTGGCTTCCTGCCCCAGGATCGCCGCCGTGGTGTTCAATGCCGCGAATTTCCTGAAAGATCTGGGCGTGGCCGACACCGGCGACGCCATGCAGATTCTCCACGCCCGCAGCAAGGTGGCCCTGGCCTGCCGGGCGGCCGGAGTTCCGGCCATTGACCGGCCCTGGTACGACGCCAAGGATCGCGCCGGTTTTGAAGCCGACGCCCGCAATGCCCGAGCCCTGGGCTTTACCGGCAAGCTGGCGGTCAACGGCGGACAGGTTCCGCTGATCAACGAAATTTTCGCCTGA
- the citD gene encoding citrate lyase acyl carrier protein yields MKLNKTGEAGAAESGDILVTVAPAEEPGLQIELSGKSVILKQFGRQIRELIRKTAEENGVENARISAKDNGALDCTIKARVRAAIQRAV; encoded by the coding sequence ATGAAACTGAATAAAACAGGCGAAGCCGGAGCCGCTGAAAGCGGCGACATTCTCGTGACCGTCGCCCCCGCCGAGGAACCGGGCCTTCAGATCGAACTGAGCGGCAAATCGGTCATCCTCAAGCAGTTCGGCAGACAGATCAGGGAACTGATCCGGAAAACCGCCGAGGAAAACGGCGTGGAAAACGCCCGGATCAGCGCCAAGGACAACGGCGCTCTTGACTGCACCATCAAAGCCAGAGTCCGCGCCGCCATCCAGCGGGCCGTGTAA
- a CDS encoding (Fe-S)-binding protein, with amino-acid sequence MNDLTRLANSLMALDDKLVSCMKCGFCQAFCPVFDETGEEGDVTRGKIALVENLAHLVIQNPEAVYERLSRCLLCGGCNFSCPAGAPTMEIFLEARAIVVSYLGLSPLKKAIFRTLLPNPKLLNTLMKVSSPFQGLFIKKDNSPQNTACVPMFKAFIGERHIPMLAKKTLSAKLGARDTPAGKSGLRVAFFPGCMGDKIYTDMAEACLKVFEYHGVGVYMPDNQACCGIPALTSGDLKSFGKLARYNLDVFSKSKFDYIVTPCSSCTATIKEHWRNAEDLTPAQRDFARSLGEKAMDINAFVVDVLKVTPPEGAGQGKTKVAYHESCHLMKSLRVSKQPKDLINMNRDYQLVPMKEADHCCGCGGTFTLTQPELSAKIGQRKRDNIVASGAEVVAMGCPACMMQISDMLARNRDSVKVKHTIEIYADSLR; translated from the coding sequence ATGAACGATCTTACCAGGCTTGCCAATTCGTTGATGGCTCTGGACGACAAGCTGGTCTCCTGCATGAAATGCGGCTTCTGCCAGGCCTTCTGCCCGGTTTTTGACGAAACCGGCGAAGAGGGCGACGTAACCCGAGGCAAAATCGCCCTTGTGGAAAACCTGGCCCACCTTGTCATTCAGAACCCTGAGGCCGTTTACGAGCGGCTCTCCCGCTGCCTTCTCTGCGGCGGCTGCAACTTCAGCTGCCCGGCAGGCGCGCCCACGATGGAGATCTTCCTTGAAGCGCGTGCCATTGTGGTCAGCTATCTGGGGCTTTCGCCCCTCAAAAAAGCTATTTTCCGTACCCTGCTGCCCAATCCGAAACTGCTCAACACCTTGATGAAAGTCAGCTCGCCCTTCCAGGGTCTGTTCATCAAGAAGGACAATTCGCCGCAGAATACGGCCTGTGTGCCCATGTTCAAGGCTTTCATCGGTGAGCGGCATATCCCCATGCTGGCCAAAAAGACGCTGTCGGCCAAGCTGGGCGCCCGCGACACCCCGGCCGGAAAAAGCGGCCTGCGGGTCGCCTTCTTCCCCGGCTGCATGGGCGACAAGATCTACACCGACATGGCCGAAGCCTGCCTGAAGGTCTTCGAATATCACGGCGTGGGCGTCTACATGCCCGACAATCAGGCCTGCTGCGGCATTCCGGCGCTGACTTCCGGCGACCTGAAGAGCTTCGGCAAACTGGCCCGCTACAATCTGGACGTGTTCAGCAAGAGCAAGTTCGACTATATCGTCACGCCCTGCTCATCCTGCACCGCCACCATCAAGGAACACTGGCGCAACGCCGAGGATCTCACCCCGGCCCAGCGCGACTTCGCCCGCTCACTGGGCGAAAAGGCCATGGACATCAACGCCTTTGTGGTGGACGTGCTCAAGGTCACGCCGCCTGAGGGCGCGGGCCAGGGCAAGACCAAGGTCGCCTACCATGAATCCTGCCATCTGATGAAATCCCTGCGCGTCAGCAAACAGCCCAAGGATCTCATCAATATGAACCGGGATTACCAGCTCGTGCCCATGAAGGAAGCCGACCACTGCTGCGGCTGCGGCGGCACCTTCACCCTGACCCAGCCCGAGCTTTCCGCCAAGATCGGCCAGCGCAAACGCGACAACATCGTGGCCAGCGGCGCCGAAGTGGTGGCCATGGGCTGTCCGGCCTGCATGATGCAGATCTCGGACATGCTCGCCCGTAACCGCGACTCGGTCAAAGTCAAACACACTATTGAAATCTACGCGGACTCCCTGCGCTGA
- a CDS encoding FAD-binding oxidoreductase codes for MLSDSLAKEFEAIVGKENVFTSEADRQNYAYDSCVWAPCIPGGVVRPTRTEQLGPIIELCYKEGLPMTVRGAGTNLSGGTIPDTTDTIVILTTALNRILEINTEDLYAIVEPGVITAPMAAKIASMGLFYPPDPGSMSVSTIGGNVAENSGGLRGLKYGTTKDYVMGMEVYANTGDLVRCGSRCVKCATGYAISPLMVGSEGTLAVTSQVTLKLVPPPKASKAMMALFTDMQSASKAVAAIISAHVVPCTLEFLDHATINYVEDYVKIGLPRDAGAMLLVEVDGHPAQVEDDAAVVEKVLKECGSTEVVVAKDAEQKKNIWEARRVAIPALARAKPTFMMEDVTVPRSKIPAMIAGLEKIAKDRNVTIATFGHAGDGNLHPGILCDKRDKQEWARVELAVDDLFNLGLELKGTLSGEHGIGLAKKQWLEQETSRGSIMFSRRLRNAFDPKGLFNPEKIVGARG; via the coding sequence ATGTTGAGTGATTCCCTTGCCAAGGAATTCGAGGCCATCGTCGGTAAGGAAAATGTCTTTACCAGTGAAGCTGACCGCCAGAACTACGCCTACGACTCGTGCGTGTGGGCTCCGTGCATTCCCGGCGGCGTGGTGCGTCCTACCAGAACCGAGCAGCTTGGCCCGATCATTGAGCTCTGCTACAAGGAAGGTCTGCCCATGACCGTGCGCGGCGCGGGCACCAACCTTTCCGGCGGCACCATCCCGGACACCACCGACACCATCGTCATTCTGACCACCGCGCTGAACCGCATTCTTGAGATCAATACGGAAGACCTCTACGCCATTGTGGAGCCCGGCGTCATCACCGCTCCCATGGCCGCCAAAATCGCTTCCATGGGCCTCTTCTATCCCCCGGATCCGGGCTCCATGTCCGTGTCCACCATCGGCGGCAACGTGGCTGAGAACTCGGGCGGCCTGCGCGGCCTGAAATACGGCACCACCAAAGACTACGTCATGGGCATGGAAGTCTATGCCAATACCGGCGACCTGGTGCGTTGCGGCTCGCGTTGCGTGAAATGCGCCACGGGCTACGCCATTTCGCCCCTTATGGTGGGCAGCGAAGGCACTCTGGCCGTCACCAGCCAGGTGACCCTGAAACTCGTGCCCCCGCCGAAGGCCTCCAAAGCCATGATGGCCCTGTTCACGGACATGCAGTCCGCCTCCAAGGCCGTGGCCGCCATCATCTCCGCGCACGTGGTGCCGTGTACCTTGGAATTCCTGGACCACGCCACCATCAACTACGTGGAAGACTATGTGAAAATCGGCCTGCCCCGCGACGCCGGCGCCATGCTGCTGGTGGAAGTGGACGGCCATCCCGCCCAGGTCGAGGACGACGCCGCCGTTGTGGAAAAGGTGCTCAAGGAATGCGGTTCCACCGAAGTGGTCGTGGCCAAGGACGCCGAGCAGAAGAAGAACATCTGGGAAGCCCGCCGCGTGGCCATTCCGGCCCTTGCCCGCGCCAAACCCACCTTCATGATGGAAGACGTCACCGTGCCGCGCTCCAAGATTCCGGCCATGATCGCAGGCCTGGAAAAGATCGCCAAGGACCGTAACGTGACCATCGCCACCTTCGGCCATGCCGGCGACGGCAACCTCCATCCCGGCATCCTCTGCGACAAGCGCGACAAGCAGGAATGGGCCCGCGTGGAACTGGCCGTGGACGACCTCTTCAACCTCGGCCTCGAACTCAAGGGCACGCTTTCCGGCGAGCACGGCATCGGCCTGGCCAAGAAGCAGTGGCTTGAGCAGGAGACCTCGCGCGGTTCCATCATGTTCTCGCGCCGGTTGCGCAACGCCTTTGACCCCAAGGGCCTGTTCAATCCGGAAAAAATTGTCGGGGCCCGTGGGTAG